One Spirochaeta africana DSM 8902 genomic window carries:
- a CDS encoding xanthine dehydrogenase family protein molybdopterin-binding subunit codes for MGLTITDFSPVCVSNLTRPDMLHAVTVRSHKAHGRLLHIRTPELPEGYHLFTARDLGTANLIEVWGTEVPLFAAEESCYSGEPVGLLVGPDHEVLQELLDLTSVTFEELEPQFSREDIETRRIVLERRFESGDPDSDTAEGTQTIEGVYRTGIQDHHYLEPMGALAEPTATGMTVYSPCTHIFMVRDIVAAVAGLPRAGVVVEACFPGDDLDGKLWYPAIIAAQAAWAARTLNRPVRIQHNHAEDALYSPKRAPMTIRMLTAIGDDGTKKAVTAEMDIDMGSYPVAAEAVLERAMLQLCGRYQLSSLQITGRVLKTNTPPLGFFDGWGDASAAFALETHYNRVAEVAMADPAEYRRSALIPAGARLITGGLMRESCSPLRCMQAVITASDFTRKHAAYELQRKRRQHNQFQGQVMRGIGLAQVSTPPLLIGSGRSGKPATAGIRLESDGSATILTSMYPGSAGAELAWRTVVSETLALPLAQTRLAAPRTDSCPDTGPETLSRGITICAKILETCAQAINKRRFRDPLPIEVHRSFRMPRSYRQDSSGATDPYPLAAIGAAVLEVEIEQRTLDISIRGIWLAVDGGRIIQPSAALQRLEQNVYSALGFLHTEVLELHHGMLSPSHTIGYRIPRFGEFPDPQIQLLQPDRNGPPLGIGELPGMCIPAAGIQAISQASDVYFDQIPISPEVMYQYRNDELPEAVQPAAVETDQEKEERS; via the coding sequence GTGGGACTGACGATAACCGATTTCTCACCAGTTTGCGTCTCTAATCTGACACGACCTGACATGCTGCATGCAGTCACGGTCCGGTCTCACAAGGCCCATGGACGCCTGCTGCACATTCGCACCCCGGAGCTGCCGGAGGGGTACCACCTGTTCACCGCGCGCGACCTCGGCACTGCCAACCTGATCGAGGTATGGGGAACCGAGGTTCCACTGTTTGCAGCCGAGGAATCCTGCTACAGCGGTGAGCCGGTCGGGTTGCTGGTCGGCCCCGATCACGAGGTACTGCAGGAGCTGCTTGACCTTACCTCGGTCACCTTCGAGGAGCTGGAACCCCAGTTCTCCCGGGAGGACATCGAAACACGACGCATTGTCCTGGAACGCCGCTTCGAGTCTGGTGATCCGGACAGCGACACCGCCGAGGGAACCCAGACCATCGAAGGGGTCTATCGAACCGGCATTCAGGATCATCACTACCTCGAGCCCATGGGAGCCCTGGCAGAGCCTACCGCAACAGGGATGACGGTGTACTCCCCGTGTACGCACATCTTTATGGTCCGCGACATAGTTGCAGCGGTTGCCGGGCTGCCGCGAGCCGGGGTGGTGGTAGAGGCCTGCTTTCCCGGCGATGACCTGGACGGGAAGCTGTGGTATCCAGCGATAATTGCTGCCCAGGCTGCATGGGCAGCCCGCACCCTGAACAGACCGGTTCGCATTCAGCACAATCATGCCGAGGATGCCCTGTACTCACCCAAGCGGGCCCCTATGACTATCCGGATGCTGACCGCTATCGGGGATGACGGCACCAAAAAAGCAGTGACAGCCGAGATGGATATCGATATGGGCAGCTATCCGGTGGCAGCAGAAGCCGTGCTCGAACGGGCAATGCTGCAGCTCTGCGGGCGATACCAGCTTTCGTCACTGCAGATAACCGGACGGGTTCTGAAAACCAACACCCCGCCGCTGGGTTTCTTTGATGGCTGGGGCGATGCAAGCGCCGCCTTTGCGCTGGAGACCCACTACAACCGGGTCGCCGAGGTGGCGATGGCCGATCCTGCCGAGTACCGTCGCAGCGCCCTGATCCCCGCCGGAGCGCGCCTGATAACCGGCGGTTTGATGCGGGAAAGCTGCAGCCCGCTGCGCTGTATGCAGGCGGTGATCACCGCCAGCGACTTTACCCGCAAGCATGCCGCTTACGAGCTGCAGCGCAAGCGGCGCCAGCACAACCAGTTCCAGGGGCAGGTTATGCGTGGTATCGGTCTGGCCCAGGTAAGCACGCCCCCGCTGCTGATCGGCAGCGGACGCAGCGGAAAACCGGCAACCGCCGGCATCCGGCTGGAAAGCGACGGCAGTGCCACCATTCTGACCTCGATGTATCCCGGCAGCGCCGGGGCCGAGCTGGCCTGGCGAACGGTAGTCAGCGAGACCCTCGCCCTGCCGCTGGCCCAGACCCGGCTTGCCGCACCGCGTACCGACAGTTGCCCCGATACCGGGCCGGAAACCCTGAGTCGCGGGATTACTATCTGCGCCAAAATACTGGAAACCTGTGCCCAGGCAATCAACAAGCGCCGTTTTCGGGATCCGCTGCCGATCGAGGTCCATCGATCGTTCCGCATGCCGCGTTCCTATCGGCAGGACAGCTCTGGCGCCACCGACCCTTATCCGCTGGCCGCTATTGGCGCGGCCGTGCTGGAGGTCGAGATCGAGCAGCGCACCCTGGATATCTCGATTCGGGGGATCTGGCTGGCGGTAGACGGCGGCAGGATTATCCAGCCTTCGGCGGCACTGCAGCGCCTGGAGCAAAACGTCTACAGTGCACTGGGATTCCTGCACACCGAGGTTCTCGAGCTCCACCATGGCATGCTCTCGCCCAGCCATACGATTGGCTACCGCATACCGCGCTTTGGCGAATTCCCCGACCCCCAGATCCAGCTGCTGCAGCCCGACCGTAACGGCCCGCCCCTGGGTATCGGAGAACTGCCCGGGATGTGCATCCCGGCAGCCGGAATCCAGGCGATCAGCCAGGCATCAGATGTGTACTTTGACCAGATTCCGATCTCGCCGGAGGTAATGTACCAGTATCGCAACGATGAACTGCCGGAAGCGGTCCAGCCTGCGGCAGTCGAGACGGACCAGGAGAAGGAGGAACGGTCGTGA
- a CDS encoding FAD binding domain-containing protein: MNKISHPPARPFTLQEALQLLRRDPDSIILAGSTHRLSSSPPPESQRLPPPPILSLDRIEELRRVSRTDRYLEFGSGVSLQRILQLGLQILPDPLRTCLESVGTPGLRRLATIGGNVMIPESTIGLGLVLATLDGTLELRRVGSSRRLPVARLYSQNRSLDEGELLTRIRIPNNFPTHAVYKRFGSPYDHTTHPLGVCGIATLEKNSVERFVFITGDINQPLVRNRELEADIVGQRVPFTAKEFQVFQERWHQTLLTHNLSAIQIERSIRMFVYFLTELRP; encoded by the coding sequence ATGAATAAGATCAGTCACCCGCCGGCCCGTCCATTCACCCTGCAGGAGGCGCTGCAGCTGCTGCGCCGGGATCCCGACAGCATCATTCTTGCCGGAAGTACCCACCGGCTCAGCAGCTCGCCGCCGCCAGAGTCGCAGCGACTGCCTCCGCCGCCTATCCTGAGTCTTGACCGTATCGAGGAACTGCGCCGGGTCAGTCGAACCGACCGCTACCTTGAGTTCGGCAGCGGGGTAAGTCTGCAGCGGATCCTGCAGCTGGGACTGCAGATTCTGCCAGACCCCCTGCGCACATGCCTGGAAAGTGTTGGCACCCCGGGACTGCGTCGACTGGCCACCATTGGCGGTAACGTAATGATACCCGAAAGCACGATCGGCCTGGGTCTGGTACTGGCTACCCTTGATGGCACCCTCGAGCTGCGACGGGTCGGCAGCAGTCGCCGACTGCCGGTGGCACGCCTCTACTCTCAGAACAGAAGCCTGGATGAAGGGGAACTGCTGACACGTATTCGCATCCCCAACAACTTTCCCACCCATGCCGTCTACAAACGCTTTGGCTCGCCCTACGACCACACCACTCACCCGCTGGGGGTTTGCGGGATCGCGACTCTGGAGAAGAATTCGGTAGAACGCTTTGTGTTCATTACCGGGGATATCAACCAGCCGCTTGTCCGCAACCGCGAGCTGGAAGCAGACATAGTGGGACAACGGGTTCCCTTTACCGCCAAAGAGTTCCAGGTGTTTCAGGAACGCTGGCACCAGACCCTGCTGACGCACAACCTGAGTGCGATTCAGATCGAGCGCAGCATTCGCATGTTTGTGTATTTTCTGACAGAGCTGCGCCCGTAG
- a CDS encoding 2Fe-2S iron-sulfur cluster-binding protein, whose translation MILSFILNGAPAQTEAYPHVDLMTTLRDRCGITSIRRGAIQQNSGLSMILMDGLPVPSVLIPSFHAEGSDIITYEGVASSEEYHEIVQSFSRSNILINPLALPTLILLTYWIITENRMIPESEVRELLGEIACRGGVTSRILHAVQQAHQYRRIRMQHE comes from the coding sequence GTGATACTCTCATTCATCCTGAACGGGGCCCCGGCCCAGACCGAAGCCTACCCGCATGTCGACCTGATGACCACCCTGCGGGATCGCTGCGGGATTACCAGTATTCGGCGCGGGGCCATCCAGCAGAACAGTGGCCTGTCGATGATCCTGATGGACGGATTGCCGGTCCCCTCGGTTCTGATCCCCTCCTTTCACGCGGAGGGCAGCGATATCATTACCTATGAAGGTGTAGCCAGCTCGGAGGAGTATCACGAAATCGTGCAGAGTTTCAGCCGCTCGAATATCCTGATCAACCCCCTGGCTCTGCCAACCCTGATACTGCTTACCTACTGGATTATTACCGAGAATCGGATGATACCCGAAAGCGAAGTCCGGGAACTGCTGGGCGAGATAGCCTGCCGGGGCGGGGTCACCTCCCGCATCCTGCATGCAGTCCAGCAGGCACACCAGTACCGACGAATACGGATGCAGCATGAATAA